A genomic window from Candidatus Pelagisphaera phototrophica includes:
- a CDS encoding chemotaxis protein CheX yields MVGFVGEINRVVYLFFNPSLIEKIATRITSEATAHSVPDMAFDVCGELANVVGDGFKGSLEELGHESKLTIPMSLFGQELFISIMGVKKCVRTEFILFGERFVVDSALAEII; encoded by the coding sequence TTGGTTGGGTTCGTAGGAGAGATCAATAGAGTGGTATACCTCTTTTTCAATCCGTCGCTTATTGAGAAAATCGCGACTCGGATTACGAGCGAAGCGACTGCCCATTCAGTTCCGGACATGGCTTTCGACGTTTGCGGAGAATTGGCCAATGTCGTTGGAGATGGGTTTAAAGGGTCTCTGGAAGAGCTCGGTCACGAGTCAAAATTGACAATACCCATGTCGCTGTTCGGGCAGGAGCTTTTCATATCAATAATGGGGGTAAAAAAGTGTGTCCGCACCGAATTCATCCTATTTGGAGAACGGTTTGTGGTGGATTCGGCATTAGCGGAGATTATATAG
- a CDS encoding MlaC/ttg2D family ABC transporter substrate-binding protein — MNSFSLRSLFAILLLTVAVLPNLRSNDLNNTKDALESTLNRLLDVLHANHSTAPYSVKKDQIIGILNQQFSFDVIIQRSLGRNWNKLNDSQKDEVYTLITDLVLQSYTLELQDGPRPELTFYEPKVITSSKIVIESIVLLNESKINISYRLANIKDRGWQVYDVLVEGISMVSNYRKQFDEHFLKKSASELIDLLKTKFKEA; from the coding sequence ATGAACTCTTTCTCTCTCCGTTCGCTTTTCGCTATTTTGCTACTAACTGTAGCTGTGCTGCCAAACTTGCGATCCAACGATCTAAATAACACTAAGGACGCTCTAGAGTCTACCCTCAATCGGCTGCTAGACGTTCTTCACGCAAATCACAGCACTGCTCCATATTCTGTGAAAAAGGATCAGATTATTGGGATTTTAAACCAGCAGTTCTCTTTCGACGTCATTATTCAACGTTCGCTTGGTCGCAATTGGAACAAGCTCAATGACTCACAGAAAGACGAGGTCTATACGCTCATAACCGATTTGGTCTTACAAAGCTACACGCTGGAGCTTCAGGACGGACCCCGTCCCGAGCTAACCTTCTACGAGCCCAAAGTGATCACCTCGAGTAAAATTGTAATCGAATCCATCGTCCTGCTAAACGAATCAAAAATCAATATTAGCTACCGCTTGGCAAATATCAAAGATCGTGGTTGGCAGGTATATGACGTACTTGTCGAGGGTATTAGCATGGTTAGCAACTATCGTAAGCAATTCGACGAGCACTTTCTGAAAAAATCTGCTTCCGAATTAATTGATCTCCTCAAGACCAAATTTAAGGAGGCCTAG
- a CDS encoding phospho-sugar mutase, with protein MILEKNVALLIAMDISLAEQIEELQNGGGLLESAATNIRKWLTGGFLSPESLVSLTELVETSNAEELNNRFYKNIAFGTGGLRGRTIGATSTTAEKGDMDQTGVPAIPGVGSNMLNEYTVAKATIGLFEYARKYLEKKGSGFVPKLVIAHDVRHFSRYFCQLSASVWTRCGGEAFIFDGPRSTPQLSFTVRSLGATCGVVVTASHNPPHDNGYKAYFEDGGQLVPPNDQGVIHEVESAPLSGLKDYLAIDIDAVKTLGQEHDEAYIAAVVETVIDRSALEGSDLKVVFTPIHGTGAVSTLPALEKLGLEPLLVEPQMVQDSNFPTVKSPNPENAEALSLAIELSELEGADILLGTDPDCDRMGVAVKNDEGKMVLVTGNQIGAMMADYRIRKLKTMGWIPQEGTQSSALIKTFVTSPMQDAIAGNHGIKTINTLTGFKWIGEKLHLYEQELKASYEKEFGSALDYDQLSQKERSELLQKYSTFYVFGGEESYGYLPTDSVRDKDGNAASVIFCELAASLKKEGRTVLDYLDSLYLQYGYFLEYLGQIVYEGAAGAAKIENILKSYRSNPPTEFLGANVSKFTDFGVETVVDPDGKEIPKQDLYFLELENGYRYAVRGSGTEPKIKFYLFGSEPVADESTLEATKSKTRENLERLKEAILSDAKDRSDN; from the coding sequence TTGATTCTAGAAAAGAATGTCGCCCTACTGATCGCGATGGATATTTCACTAGCCGAGCAGATTGAAGAACTGCAAAACGGCGGAGGACTACTGGAGTCAGCCGCCACTAATATTAGAAAATGGCTTACGGGAGGGTTCCTTTCGCCAGAATCTCTGGTCAGCCTTACAGAATTAGTTGAGACCAGCAACGCGGAAGAGTTAAACAATAGGTTCTACAAGAACATCGCGTTCGGTACAGGAGGGCTAAGAGGTCGTACAATAGGAGCGACATCCACCACCGCAGAAAAAGGTGACATGGATCAAACCGGAGTCCCAGCTATCCCCGGAGTTGGATCCAACATGCTAAACGAATACACTGTGGCCAAGGCCACGATCGGATTGTTCGAATATGCTCGGAAGTATCTGGAGAAAAAGGGTTCTGGATTCGTCCCCAAACTCGTCATCGCGCATGATGTTAGGCACTTTTCGCGGTACTTCTGTCAATTATCTGCATCAGTCTGGACGCGTTGTGGAGGAGAGGCATTTATCTTTGATGGACCGCGGTCCACTCCTCAATTGAGCTTTACGGTTCGAAGTCTAGGGGCTACCTGTGGCGTTGTTGTTACTGCCAGCCACAATCCGCCTCATGATAATGGATACAAAGCGTATTTTGAAGATGGGGGGCAGCTGGTACCGCCGAACGATCAAGGAGTAATTCATGAAGTGGAGTCTGCTCCATTGAGTGGATTAAAAGACTACCTAGCGATTGATATAGATGCTGTGAAAACACTCGGTCAAGAGCATGATGAAGCCTATATTGCAGCAGTGGTTGAAACGGTTATTGATCGTAGTGCCCTGGAAGGTTCGGATTTGAAAGTCGTTTTCACACCAATTCATGGAACGGGTGCGGTATCCACGCTTCCGGCCCTTGAGAAGTTAGGCCTAGAGCCACTACTCGTCGAGCCGCAGATGGTCCAAGACTCGAATTTTCCAACCGTTAAGTCGCCCAATCCTGAGAACGCGGAGGCACTCAGTCTGGCAATTGAATTGTCTGAGCTCGAAGGTGCGGACATACTCCTCGGTACCGATCCGGATTGTGACCGGATGGGGGTTGCGGTAAAAAACGATGAGGGCAAAATGGTTTTGGTTACGGGGAACCAGATCGGAGCCATGATGGCTGATTACCGTATAAGGAAGCTCAAGACTATGGGCTGGATTCCTCAAGAGGGGACTCAGTCTTCGGCTTTGATTAAGACTTTCGTAACATCGCCCATGCAGGATGCAATCGCCGGGAATCATGGTATCAAAACGATTAATACACTTACTGGATTCAAGTGGATTGGCGAAAAGCTTCATCTTTACGAGCAAGAGCTTAAAGCCTCCTATGAAAAAGAGTTTGGCAGTGCCTTAGACTATGATCAACTCAGTCAAAAGGAAAGATCTGAGCTGCTGCAAAAATACAGCACTTTCTACGTCTTCGGTGGAGAAGAGAGCTACGGTTATTTGCCAACCGATTCGGTTCGAGACAAGGATGGGAATGCGGCTAGCGTGATTTTCTGTGAACTGGCGGCTAGCTTGAAGAAAGAAGGCCGCACGGTCCTTGATTACCTTGATAGTCTGTATCTCCAATATGGTTACTTTCTGGAGTATCTCGGTCAAATCGTGTATGAAGGTGCGGCGGGAGCCGCCAAGATTGAGAATATTCTGAAAAGTTATCGGTCAAATCCTCCGACCGAATTCCTGGGGGCCAATGTGTCGAAATTTACGGACTTTGGAGTGGAGACTGTTGTGGATCCTGATGGAAAAGAGATTCCTAAGCAGGATCTCTATTTCCTCGAACTTGAGAATGGTTATCGGTATGCCGTACGCGGTAGCGGAACTGAGCCCAAGATAAAGTTCTACTTGTTCGGGAGCGAGCCGGTTGCAGACGAAAGCACTCTGGAGGCGACTAAGTCGAAAACGCGAGAGAACTTGGAAAGGCTCAAAGAGGCGATCCTCAGCGATGCGAAAGACCGGTCAGATAACTGA
- a CDS encoding amino acid ABC transporter permease, translating to MSRWVSFGGAILFLSLVLYASFSALEYQWNWESALRYKKKFADGWIATLWISALSLFFAFLIGSLATLCSRARFLPVRYLSMIYVELTRGTPLLVQIFFFFYVVADAAGIQNRYVVGIAIMAIFSGAYISEILRAGVEGVGKSQLLSAKAIGFTEYQTFRYVIVPQALRSSLPALAGQTANLIKDSSLLSVIAISEFTLNAQEVNAITYSSFESFFPLAIGYLILTLPIMRLSRSIETRLRFET from the coding sequence ATGTCTCGATGGGTTTCGTTCGGCGGCGCAATTTTGTTTCTCTCCCTCGTTTTGTACGCCTCGTTTTCCGCTCTAGAATACCAGTGGAACTGGGAATCCGCTCTAAGATACAAGAAGAAGTTCGCTGATGGCTGGATCGCCACTTTGTGGATATCCGCTCTTTCATTGTTTTTCGCTTTCCTAATCGGCTCTCTGGCCACGTTGTGCAGTCGGGCTCGCTTCTTGCCTGTTCGCTACCTCTCAATGATCTATGTAGAACTGACTCGAGGAACGCCTCTTCTTGTGCAGATCTTCTTTTTCTTCTACGTTGTTGCGGATGCCGCTGGCATCCAAAATCGCTATGTAGTCGGGATTGCCATTATGGCCATATTTAGCGGCGCTTATATTTCAGAGATTCTGAGAGCTGGTGTTGAAGGAGTTGGCAAATCCCAGCTTTTGTCCGCCAAAGCCATCGGTTTTACTGAGTATCAAACATTTCGTTACGTAATCGTGCCTCAGGCCCTTCGAAGCAGCCTTCCCGCTCTAGCAGGGCAAACGGCAAATTTAATCAAAGACTCCTCACTTCTTTCTGTCATCGCCATCAGCGAATTCACTTTGAATGCTCAAGAAGTCAACGCGATCACCTACAGTTCCTTTGAGAGTTTTTTCCCTTTAGCCATCGGATACCTCATTCTCACCCTACCTATAATGCGGCTATCCCGATCGATTGAAACCAGACTCAGGTTTGAAACATGA
- a CDS encoding putative manganese-dependent inorganic diphosphatase, giving the protein MSEQDFTYIIGHKNPDADSICSAIAYANLKTLQGHKGFIPARCGNTNARIETILNKFSQPVPLFIGDVSPRVRDIMVRDVVKVHENATLFEALELIDEYDVRVLPAVNDEGKLKGFVSIYQMGDYFIPKFSEPKAMRQVHTSINDVANALRADVKVTRNPDSLEDMYVKIGAMDIRSFGKFTGSDEIPASETIIIVGDRWDIQQRSIQIGVRLLVITGSLGVDPEVIELAREKGVSLIISPLDSATTAWTIRTATRISKIIETQIVVFSPDQLVKQLGWRVTNSNAQAFMVTDDSERLLGIFSKTDILKPKKTKLILVDHNEMSQAVPGAKEVNIVEVIDHHRLGINTAQPIRFINDPVGSTCTIIAEQFRKSDIEPSPEIAGVMMSGIISDTLNLSGPTSTKQDSEAMQWLENIAGVTATDLATEIFDSGSIILTMSPEEIIKADQKFYEENSLKFSVSQIEELGFQNFWSSEDPLMNALDQVVKSESLDFACVLITDINKHNSILMVSGPDEFVSNISYPNIHEGPIFDLKGVVSRKKQLIPFITSTLKTIAPVR; this is encoded by the coding sequence ATGTCGGAACAAGACTTCACATACATTATCGGCCACAAAAATCCGGATGCAGACTCAATCTGCTCGGCAATCGCTTACGCGAATCTCAAGACCCTCCAAGGGCACAAAGGGTTCATTCCTGCCCGATGCGGCAACACCAACGCTCGAATTGAAACGATTCTCAATAAGTTCAGCCAGCCTGTGCCCTTATTCATCGGAGACGTTTCCCCGCGAGTTCGAGACATAATGGTGCGCGACGTGGTCAAAGTACACGAGAACGCTACCCTGTTTGAGGCATTGGAGTTGATCGATGAGTATGACGTCCGAGTGCTTCCAGCAGTAAACGACGAAGGCAAATTAAAAGGGTTTGTATCCATTTATCAAATGGGTGACTACTTCATTCCGAAATTCAGCGAGCCAAAGGCGATGCGCCAGGTTCACACGAGCATCAATGACGTTGCGAATGCGCTTCGCGCAGATGTCAAAGTCACTCGAAATCCTGATAGCCTTGAAGACATGTATGTCAAAATCGGTGCTATGGACATTCGGTCTTTTGGGAAGTTTACCGGTTCAGACGAGATCCCTGCCAGCGAAACCATTATTATCGTTGGAGATCGTTGGGATATTCAACAGAGGTCGATTCAAATCGGGGTACGACTTCTCGTAATCACTGGTAGCCTCGGAGTAGACCCAGAAGTAATCGAGCTCGCTCGTGAAAAAGGCGTCTCCCTCATCATCAGTCCGCTTGACTCTGCAACCACCGCTTGGACGATTCGAACGGCAACTAGAATTTCAAAAATCATAGAGACTCAAATTGTCGTCTTTAGCCCAGACCAACTCGTAAAGCAACTCGGCTGGCGGGTGACAAATTCGAACGCCCAAGCATTCATGGTGACCGACGATTCAGAACGTCTGCTGGGGATTTTCAGTAAAACCGACATTCTTAAGCCCAAGAAAACCAAGCTCATACTCGTGGATCATAACGAGATGAGCCAAGCAGTTCCGGGTGCAAAGGAAGTAAATATTGTCGAGGTCATCGACCATCACCGTCTCGGAATCAACACTGCCCAGCCAATTCGCTTTATCAACGATCCCGTAGGGTCAACATGCACAATAATTGCCGAACAGTTTCGCAAGAGCGACATCGAACCTTCGCCAGAGATCGCGGGTGTCATGATGTCAGGTATCATCTCTGACACGTTGAATCTATCCGGGCCCACCTCCACGAAGCAAGACTCGGAAGCGATGCAGTGGCTGGAAAACATCGCGGGAGTTACAGCGACAGATCTTGCAACGGAAATCTTCGATAGTGGATCTATCATTCTTACTATGAGTCCTGAAGAGATAATAAAGGCCGACCAAAAATTCTATGAAGAAAACAGCTTGAAGTTTTCTGTTTCGCAAATTGAAGAACTCGGATTCCAAAACTTCTGGAGCAGCGAAGATCCATTGATGAACGCTTTGGATCAAGTGGTTAAATCAGAGTCCCTGGATTTCGCCTGCGTTTTGATTACCGACATCAACAAACACAATTCGATCTTGATGGTCTCTGGGCCCGACGAATTCGTGAGCAATATTTCCTACCCCAACATTCACGAGGGTCCGATTTTCGATCTCAAAGGAGTCGTGAGCCGGAAGAAGCAGCTGATTCCGTTTATTACAAGCACTCTAAAAACGATCGCTCCCGTTCGCTAG
- a CDS encoding MlaE family ABC transporter permease: MFVRIGRKGISFVSELGELTIFGASSLGSLFRQRQTYEKLTRSIYEIGVRCIPITLIVGLFTGLVLGLQLYYVLTKFSSVSLLGQAVALSIIMEIGPVFTAIMIVGQAGSALSAEIGIQRNAEQIDALQTMNINPLAFLVSPRLYAALICFPILTAFFDIVGIYGGHLTGVSMLGVDQGAYWSRIYEAVSVKNVMDGFYKALTFGLLTTVICAFQGYYTHVKASIPGARGVSQTTTRAVVFSSIAILSSDYLLTSLLLEK; encoded by the coding sequence ATGTTCGTGAGAATTGGCAGAAAAGGGATATCTTTTGTCAGTGAATTAGGAGAATTGACAATCTTCGGAGCGTCTTCCTTGGGTTCTCTGTTTCGCCAGCGACAAACTTATGAAAAGCTAACGCGCTCAATCTACGAAATTGGGGTAAGATGTATCCCCATAACCTTGATTGTCGGGCTTTTTACCGGATTGGTACTGGGGCTTCAGCTCTATTATGTTCTTACAAAGTTTAGCTCTGTAAGCCTTCTAGGACAAGCAGTTGCACTTTCAATCATCATGGAGATCGGCCCAGTCTTCACCGCAATAATGATCGTGGGACAAGCTGGATCGGCTCTATCCGCTGAGATTGGAATTCAGCGAAATGCCGAACAGATCGACGCGTTGCAGACCATGAACATAAATCCGCTGGCGTTCCTGGTTTCGCCGCGACTCTACGCGGCATTGATTTGTTTCCCGATTCTGACAGCGTTTTTCGATATTGTTGGAATTTACGGGGGGCACTTGACGGGCGTCAGCATGCTTGGAGTCGACCAAGGTGCCTATTGGAGCCGGATCTACGAGGCTGTGAGCGTCAAGAACGTCATGGATGGGTTTTACAAAGCCCTGACTTTTGGCCTTCTAACCACCGTTATATGCGCCTTTCAAGGCTACTATACCCATGTGAAAGCGAGCATTCCGGGAGCTCGTGGCGTTTCCCAGACAACCACTCGCGCGGTTGTGTTCTCAAGCATCGCAATACTCTCAAGCGATTACCTGCTGACCTCTCTCCTTCTCGAAAAATGA
- a CDS encoding amino acid ABC transporter ATP-binding protein, with protein MKLELESVVKTYGTQRALDSLDLTIEDTICLALIGPSGGGKSTTLRLMAGLESPTSGTIRIEGNEIAHEDWQLRDYRQRVGVVFQAYNLFPHFDAITNIALPLEKVHGYSRGKSLEKAGMLLDQFQLTDHRFKKPAELSGGQNQRVAIARAIAPDPDIVFLDEPTSALDPEMTAEVLEAIETLIEAKKKLVIATHQMGFAKHAADTVAIIAEGKLVEVGNSSQVIDSPRTARAQKFLKAYLKF; from the coding sequence ATGAAACTAGAGCTTGAATCGGTTGTTAAGACCTACGGAACCCAGCGAGCGCTAGACTCGCTTGACTTGACTATCGAGGACACCATATGTCTCGCCTTGATCGGTCCTTCGGGTGGTGGGAAATCGACAACACTCCGTTTAATGGCAGGTCTCGAATCGCCCACTTCCGGAACTATTCGAATCGAAGGCAATGAGATAGCCCACGAAGATTGGCAACTGCGAGATTATCGCCAAAGAGTTGGGGTTGTCTTTCAAGCCTATAATCTCTTTCCCCACTTCGACGCGATTACAAATATCGCCCTACCCCTTGAAAAGGTCCATGGATATAGCAGGGGAAAGTCGCTTGAAAAGGCGGGGATGCTTTTGGACCAATTCCAACTAACGGACCATCGATTTAAAAAGCCCGCAGAATTATCAGGAGGGCAAAACCAACGCGTCGCCATTGCCCGAGCGATCGCGCCCGATCCAGATATCGTATTCCTAGACGAACCGACATCTGCCTTGGATCCCGAAATGACGGCCGAAGTCCTAGAAGCGATTGAAACCCTGATTGAGGCGAAAAAAAAACTGGTCATCGCCACCCATCAAATGGGATTTGCCAAACATGCGGCTGACACGGTTGCGATCATCGCAGAAGGTAAACTTGTAGAAGTGGGAAATTCCTCCCAAGTAATCGACTCTCCCCGCACTGCTCGTGCACAGAAATTCCTCAAAGCGTATTTGAAATTCTAA
- a CDS encoding putative 4-mercaptohistidine N1-methyltransferase, whose protein sequence is MPHNFYDSDKAVSEYLLFHYGSHSDLLFDQMGPQEALGFARRSGLLHKGQSIYRKRALDLGCAVGAASHALSESFSEVVGIDFSHALIQAANRISSSREATIEIATEGDLTRRVKISVPDSSQPERITFAQGDAMNLNPELGKFDFILMANLIDRLPDPQKCLQNIHSFTAENGVLAITSPYTWLEEYTPKSKWLGGYEENGIAIRTADQLEGILAPYFEKIDSQNLPFLIREHDRKNQYSIAHATLWRKY, encoded by the coding sequence ATGCCGCACAACTTTTACGACTCAGACAAAGCAGTATCAGAGTATCTGTTATTTCATTACGGATCCCATTCGGATTTGCTTTTCGACCAAATGGGACCGCAGGAAGCACTTGGATTCGCTCGCCGAAGCGGACTCTTACATAAGGGTCAATCCATCTATCGGAAACGAGCCCTGGACCTTGGCTGCGCAGTGGGCGCTGCCTCCCATGCTCTGAGCGAGTCATTCAGTGAAGTAGTTGGAATTGATTTTTCCCACGCCTTGATTCAAGCGGCTAATCGCATTTCGAGCAGCCGCGAAGCAACCATCGAAATCGCTACGGAAGGCGATCTGACTCGACGTGTTAAGATCTCGGTACCAGACAGCTCTCAACCTGAACGTATCACGTTCGCCCAGGGAGACGCAATGAACCTAAACCCTGAGTTAGGGAAGTTCGATTTCATTTTGATGGCCAATTTGATCGACCGCCTTCCCGACCCCCAAAAGTGTCTTCAGAATATTCACTCTTTCACCGCCGAAAATGGAGTCCTCGCCATAACCTCACCTTACACTTGGCTTGAGGAATATACGCCCAAGTCGAAGTGGCTCGGTGGCTATGAGGAAAATGGCATCGCTATCAGAACCGCGGATCAGCTAGAGGGAATATTGGCTCCGTATTTCGAGAAGATCGATTCCCAGAACCTTCCTTTCCTGATACGTGAACACGACAGAAAGAACCAGTATTCGATTGCCCATGCGACCCTTTGGAGAAAATATTAG
- a CDS encoding ABC transporter ATP-binding protein codes for MSVTFLQLRGLSKRFGPQVILDAIDLDIPLNSHTTVIGRSGIGKSVLLKCISGLLKPDAGTIRLSNSTKSIPQFAYMFQQNALFDSLNVFENIALPLREKEKVSAQKLSEQVNRLIDQLDLQNAATKYPAEISGGMKKRVALARALITKPEIILFDEPTTGLDPERKFSVFDMIRDYRQQFGFTVLMVSHDVPEAFGITDQVAWLDAGKIRYWGPPSDLLESPPMELAGFLNPKLSTDKPAA; via the coding sequence ATGAGCGTCACCTTTCTCCAACTTAGAGGTCTCAGCAAACGGTTCGGCCCCCAGGTCATATTGGACGCGATCGATCTAGATATTCCGCTGAACTCGCATACCACTGTGATTGGGAGAAGTGGCATAGGAAAGTCTGTCTTGCTCAAGTGTATTTCTGGACTCCTGAAACCCGATGCTGGGACGATCAGGCTTAGCAATTCCACGAAATCCATTCCGCAGTTCGCTTACATGTTTCAGCAGAATGCGCTTTTCGACTCTCTCAATGTTTTTGAGAATATCGCCCTTCCCCTGAGAGAGAAAGAAAAAGTCTCCGCTCAGAAGCTATCCGAGCAGGTGAACCGTCTGATAGACCAGCTGGACCTTCAAAACGCAGCTACAAAGTACCCCGCTGAAATATCGGGAGGAATGAAAAAGCGCGTTGCCCTCGCCCGGGCACTCATAACCAAACCCGAGATTATCCTATTCGATGAGCCTACCACAGGGCTCGATCCTGAGAGGAAATTTTCCGTATTCGACATGATCCGCGACTATCGACAGCAATTCGGATTCACCGTATTGATGGTTAGCCACGACGTACCTGAGGCCTTTGGCATTACGGACCAAGTTGCCTGGCTGGATGCGGGAAAGATTAGATACTGGGGACCACCTAGCGACCTTCTTGAATCGCCTCCAATGGAGTTGGCTGGATTCCTTAACCCAAAGCTTTCAACCGACAAACCTGCCGCATGA
- a CDS encoding MlaA family lipoprotein translates to MKHLIRSGILFAMIAMWALCSKAAADDFVDLDDLLEMDELFDDDGTLARGASAAIADPLKGLNQAIFGFNDAAYKKIFQPFTRQYVRVIPKEARKGVVNFFNNLEYPLRLVGSLLQFRFGLASQETGKFFINTTAGMAGFMNAARVFEGLQPPKEDIGQAFGAWGFKHGFYFVLPFLGPTSLRDFVGRIGGNYVDPISEPWTQVDDSTDRLILTAVDTVNDLPEIIDVYNSITGSAIDPYTAVRDAYAQLRAAQIAK, encoded by the coding sequence ATGAAACATCTGATACGTTCTGGAATTCTTTTCGCCATGATTGCGATGTGGGCCCTTTGCTCGAAAGCGGCCGCCGATGACTTCGTCGACTTGGACGACTTATTGGAAATGGATGAACTCTTTGACGACGATGGCACCTTAGCAAGAGGAGCGTCTGCCGCAATTGCAGATCCACTCAAGGGACTCAATCAAGCCATTTTCGGATTTAACGATGCGGCATACAAAAAAATCTTTCAACCCTTCACTCGGCAGTACGTTAGAGTCATACCCAAGGAAGCCAGGAAAGGCGTCGTCAATTTCTTCAACAACCTGGAGTATCCGTTGCGCTTGGTAGGCAGCCTACTCCAATTCCGTTTCGGGCTAGCCTCCCAGGAGACAGGCAAATTTTTCATCAATACAACTGCGGGCATGGCCGGTTTCATGAATGCCGCCCGAGTGTTTGAAGGTCTACAGCCCCCCAAAGAAGACATTGGACAGGCTTTCGGAGCGTGGGGATTTAAGCATGGATTCTACTTCGTCCTCCCATTTCTCGGTCCCACAAGCTTGCGTGACTTTGTCGGCAGAATCGGGGGAAACTATGTCGATCCAATATCCGAGCCCTGGACACAAGTTGACGATTCCACCGACCGCTTAATTCTGACGGCCGTCGACACAGTGAATGATCTTCCCGAGATCATCGATGTCTATAATTCCATTACAGGATCCGCCATCGACCCATACACAGCAGTACGGGACGCTTATGCCCAACTTCGAGCTGCACAGATAGCCAAGTAA
- the mlaD gene encoding outer membrane lipid asymmetry maintenance protein MlaD, whose product MNQKRIEFSVGIFILIGIAAILYLAIQIGSSRFFGSDARVIDARFTNVGGLNEGSNVMIAGVKVGLVGDITLDTENLVAMVQLKLHTDLSIYDDAIASIKTNGLIGDKYIALDPGGGGFELEDGEPIVDTEPALDIESLISRFAFGSLEKGD is encoded by the coding sequence ATGAACCAGAAACGAATCGAATTTTCCGTTGGGATTTTTATCCTCATTGGCATCGCAGCCATTCTGTATCTCGCTATTCAAATCGGGAGCAGCCGCTTTTTTGGATCCGACGCTAGAGTCATCGATGCAAGATTCACCAATGTCGGAGGTCTCAATGAAGGCAGCAACGTTATGATAGCCGGAGTTAAAGTTGGTTTGGTGGGTGACATCACTCTTGATACGGAAAACCTCGTCGCCATGGTGCAACTAAAGCTTCACACGGACCTATCCATTTACGATGACGCCATTGCGTCGATAAAAACCAACGGCTTAATCGGCGACAAGTACATCGCCCTAGATCCAGGTGGAGGCGGGTTTGAGCTAGAAGATGGCGAACCGATCGTGGATACAGAGCCCGCACTCGATATAGAAAGTCTCATTAGCCGTTTTGCATTTGGGAGCCTAGAAAAGGGAGATTAG
- a CDS encoding transporter substrate-binding domain-containing protein has product MNTTERTSIRLPMRPFGENISGVMRLFSFLPYLRRISTSGLGIALMFLSGCSKERDAQILVVGMELSYPPFEMTDENNQPTGISVEMARALADRQGKALRIENIPFAGLIPALKTGKIDLIISSMTRTEERAQSISFSNPYLHTGLCVLVSQNGDSHTIKDIDQLGAKVAVKQGTTGHIYANANLKNAEILLFDKESAASLEVAQGKVDAFIYDQISIYLNWKKHSDTTRALLNPFNSESWAIGVRKGNDELTTQVNQFLAEYQASGGFDQLGDKYLSEQKREFKELGFPFFF; this is encoded by the coding sequence GTGAACACGACAGAAAGAACCAGTATTCGATTGCCCATGCGACCCTTTGGAGAAAATATTAGTGGCGTCATGAGGCTCTTCAGTTTTTTACCCTACCTTCGCAGGATTTCAACCTCCGGCCTAGGCATTGCTTTGATGTTCCTTTCGGGTTGCTCGAAAGAACGCGATGCGCAGATTCTAGTGGTCGGCATGGAGTTGTCCTATCCGCCGTTTGAAATGACGGATGAAAACAACCAGCCAACGGGTATCAGCGTGGAAATGGCCCGAGCCCTTGCCGATCGACAGGGTAAGGCTCTGCGTATCGAGAACATTCCTTTTGCAGGTCTTATACCAGCTCTCAAAACCGGTAAAATCGATCTCATCATTTCATCGATGACTCGAACAGAAGAGCGGGCCCAGTCCATTTCCTTTTCCAACCCCTACTTGCACACTGGGCTGTGTGTTCTTGTATCCCAAAACGGTGATTCCCATACGATCAAGGACATCGATCAGCTTGGTGCCAAAGTTGCAGTGAAGCAAGGAACCACCGGACACATTTACGCGAACGCAAATCTTAAGAATGCTGAAATACTGCTTTTCGACAAGGAATCCGCTGCTTCTCTAGAAGTAGCCCAAGGCAAAGTTGATGCATTCATCTATGACCAGATCTCTATTTATTTGAACTGGAAAAAGCATTCCGACACAACCCGTGCCCTCCTCAATCCATTTAACAGCGAATCATGGGCCATAGGCGTTCGGAAAGGAAATGATGAACTCACAACGCAAGTAAATCAATTTCTAGCTGAATACCAGGCGAGCGGCGGATTCGACCAACTTGGCGACAAATATTTGTCGGAACAAAAGCGAGAGTTTAAAGAACTCGGATTCCCTTTCTTTTTCTAG